One Ostrea edulis chromosome 2, xbOstEdul1.1, whole genome shotgun sequence genomic region harbors:
- the LOC130051981 gene encoding uncharacterized protein LOC130051981 isoform X1 has translation MLRTFTFILSFWIYVALHKAAVLNGGRQGLRRGFLDSRLTHGPPPADPVRPMIGATRCLIDCYLKPNSPVPQKPLPSPTKTTSFVTPRHTTKPTTTKLAAEPIKSSFVTPRQTTKATTTKLNAGFHRVNVKAPFFGWGFPV, from the exons ATGCTCAGGACATTTACTTTCATCCTTTCATTTTGGATTTATGTTGCCTTGCACAAGGCAGCTGTGTTAAATGGCGGGAGACAGGGCCTTAGAAGGG gATTCCTAGACAGCCGTCTCACACATGGTCCTCCACCTGCGGATCCAG TTCGTCCAATGATCGGTGCTACGAGGTGTTTAATTGATTGTTATCTCAAACCCAACTCTCCTGTTCCACAGAAACCACTACCATCACCAACAAAAACGACGAGTTTCGTAACCCCTCGCCACACTACCAAACCCACCACAACAAAGCTAGCCGCTGAACCGATAAAATCAAGTTTCGTAACCCCTCGGCAAACTACCAAAGCCACCACAACAAAGCTAAACGCTGGATTCCATCGAGTCAATGTGAAGGCACCATTCTTTGGTTGGGGGTTTCCAGTATAA
- the LOC130051981 gene encoding uncharacterized protein LOC130051981 isoform X2: MLRTFTFILSFWIYVALHKAAVLNGGRQGLRRGFLDSRLTHGPPPADPETTTITNKNDEFRNPSPHYQTHHNKASR; this comes from the exons ATGCTCAGGACATTTACTTTCATCCTTTCATTTTGGATTTATGTTGCCTTGCACAAGGCAGCTGTGTTAAATGGCGGGAGACAGGGCCTTAGAAGGG gATTCCTAGACAGCCGTCTCACACATGGTCCTCCACCTGCGGATCCAG AAACCACTACCATCACCAACAAAAACGACGAGTTTCGTAACCCCTCGCCACACTACCAAACCCACCACAACAAAGCTAGCCGCTGA
- the LOC125678440 gene encoding uncharacterized protein LOC125678440: MPKKKNHQRVTSHGPCANSYVGPNEFDNALCIAGTHWPKLTRPWIERCFRYAWPPAPMFEEILKDGYHCVPIGSKTVSNGNLLEWRLSFSQAEQKLVYNMNHTQFLVYGLLKIFLKEIVNDGVEEPLLCSYFLKTTVFWMIQEGSVEWRPNNLLNCFWKCFEYLIHCVYRGVFPKFFIPQNNMFINKVVGAARTALLEQLYHYYQTGVSCLLLSPTLRSILEPAFSNLTLVIPSAEGHDEAVVDLDSIVWRETSIYVFTAKGLSQYFILLSTVDKLSSLSLSPYHTLTLQYYTAYILVRMAFVMVNSTSYHTLRDLYNVDRIFCNMVTLASRVGTVSHSLYLALYYCRTGRYNEPLRVTYLTKQRLPQPYILYEGNVDRQRYSEAVGSMSLSRKMKTAWADNVIFTQNIHFIEELILEQEVCKQNGIYALWIPPFVLTEMLLVLSHYRLGNRSQYLQSLTHLHTLLLYDNGRYVPLHLRNLSWQILGICQHVVGDLHGALQSYQESLRQEQHYNIQTATENSVC; encoded by the coding sequence atgccaaaaaaaaaaaatcaccagaGAGTCACTAGTCACGGTCCTTGTGCTAACAGTTATGTCGGACCTAACGAATTTGACAATGCTCTTTGTATTGCGGGTACACATTGGCCTAAATTGACACGACCTTGGATTGAAAGATGTTTCCGGTATGCTTGGCCTCCTGCACCTATGtttgaagaaattttaaaagatggATATCACTGTGTGCCAATAGGAAGTAAAACTGTTTCTAATGGAAACCTATTAGAGTGGAGATTGTCGTTTTCTCAAGCCGAGCAAAAACTTGTGTATAATATGAATCATACACAATTTTTAGTTTACGGActtctgaaaatatttctaaaggaGATAGTCAATGATGGTGTGGAGGAACCATTACTGTGTTCTTATTTCTTGAAAACCACCGTATTCTGGATGATACAGGAGGGATCTGTTGAGTGGCGCCCTAACAATTTACTGAATTGTTTCTGGAAGTGTTTCGAATACCTCATTCACTGCGTTTATCGTGGCGTATTCCCAAAATTTTTCATTCCACAGAACAATATGTTCATTAACAAAGTTGTAGGTGCTGCTCGCACTGCCTTATTGGAACAGCTTTATCATTACTACCAAACGGGCGTGTCCTGTCTCCTACTCAGTCCAACCCTCAGATCCATCTTAGAACCAGCCTTCAGTAACCTGACCTTAGTGATTCCATCTGCTGAAGGACACGATGAAGCTGTTGTAGATTTAGATAGCATCGTGTGGAGGGAGACGTCTATATACGTGTTTACAGCTAAGGGGCTCtctcaatatttcattttactgtCAACAGTAGATAAATTATCAAGCTTATCACTCTCACCATACCACACATTAACATTACAGTATTATACAGCTTACATACTCGTTCGCATGGCCTTCGTAATGGTAAATAGTACTTCATACCATACACTTAGAGACTTGTACAATGTAGACAGAATTTTCTGTAACATGGTGACACTGGCATCAAGGGTAGGCACTGTGTCCCATTCATTGTATCTCGCCCTGTATTACTGTAGAACAGGTAGATATAATGAACCACTCCGTGTCACTTATCTCACTAAACAAAGACTACCACAGCCCTATATCCTGTATGAGGGTAATGTAGACAGACAGAGATACAGTGAGGCTGTAGGTAGTATGTCTCTGTCTAGGAAAATGAAAACAGCCTGGGCAGACAATGTGATCTTTACTCAAAACATCCACTTTATTGAGGAATTAATCTTAGAACAAGAAGTGTGTAAACAAAACGGTATATATGCCTTATGGATTCCCCCGTTTGTGTTGACAGAGATGCTATTGGTGTTATCTCACTACAGACTAGGTAACAGATCCCAGTATCTACAGTCACTGACACACCTACACACCCTGCTGCTCTACGATAATGGCAGATATGTACCGTTACACCTCAGAAACCTTTCCTGGCAGATACTGGGGATCTGTCAGCATGTTGTGGGGGACTTACACGGGGCGTTACAGTCTTATCAAGAATCACTCAGACAAGAACAACACTACAACATACAGACAGCTACAGAAAATAGTGTTTGTTGA
- the LOC125678434 gene encoding uncharacterized protein LOC125678434, translating to MITKQTLEQWKRIALPLTPAALTCCLIICCVKMQYKMIELQHKVDLLEKTTASQLTKIEHTQELHRKAHYNFTTDLEYLTQSVDELRYLVKITVEKQNHFKEIFTNHSQDLHTLYRIHSKHQETCLHTAKAELKHQFDVERRKVFERLFEQKGQSVNEVLELYSLRTGGTKSAGCQSSDHHVLESRATIRSLRHLFTDIKMSVQRWMVTSQSALSSFQGLVYRHVTSEIMGVKLWTVGHIQRKLTYNAKPLNNLKGQVSRNTAKILVLNNTMKRNSCSFPSFTPTYKPRHATRTTTRDSGEETKDYSKTTKDSGEETTDSSKTTTDSGQEMTDHSETIIVLEEETIDYSKTSTDSEEETIDYSKTATDSGEETLDYSETIRQKQIADYRPDTSLGPLFTLLLLTPLMCIFMCCLWLMCSRVTKTIGSNERKNHSYKKFKPSEAQSTSKSKLENSLCLVGFEPGIDQQIYVQMASDLVDTKCTLQIKRVLVHSTEILHTIPPSKVFLMFVNYNEKNLIIEETEGLRRKTLSLLQSSGAEVTVVYYWELSSKRLDCGQLYAQKLTTIDKMKELRDLRERNAIFSIYDKFNQTQKDVFRSKLRDFV from the exons ATGATCACTAAACAGACCCTAGAACAATGGAAGAGGATAGCACTACCCCTAACACCAGCGGCATTGACTTG CTGTTTGATAATCTGCTGTGTGAAAATGCAGTATAAGATGATTGAGCTTCAACACAAAGTAGACCTGCTAGAGAAAACCACGGCATCCCAATTAACAAAAATAGAGCACACGCAAGAATTGCACAGAAAAGCTCACTATAATTTTACAACAGATCTGGAATATTTGACTCAGTCTGTTGATGAACTACGTTATCTAGTCAAGATTACAGTAGAAAAACAAAACCATTTTAAAGAAATCTTTACAAACCATTCCCAGGATTTGCACACTTTATACCGAATTCACTCAAAACACCAAGAAACCTGCCTGCACACTGCCAAAGCTGAGTTAAAACACCAATTTGATGTTGAAAGACGAAAAGTCTTTGAAAGGCTCTTCGAGCAAAAAGGACAAAGTGTAAATGAAGTGTTAGAATTGTACTCACTCAGAACTGGCGGTACTAAGAGTGCGGGATGTCAGTCATCTGACCACCATGTGTTGGAATCACGTGCAACTATTAGGTCCCTTAGGCACTTGTTTACTGATATAAAGATGAGCGTCCAGCGGTGGATGGTGACGTCACAAAGTGCTCTTTCATCCTTTCAAGGGTTAGTGTACCGACACGTGACTTCTGAAATAATGGGTGTTAAATTATGGACTGTAGGACACATCCAACGAAAGTTAACATATAATGCAAAGCCTTTAAATAATCTAAAAGGACAAGTATCTAGAAATACTGCAAAAATACTGGTTTTGAACAACACAATGAAACGGAATTCCTGTTCTTTTCCGAGTTTTACACCTACATATAAACCAAGGCATGCAACAAGGACAACCACTAGAGACTCAGGAGAGGAAACAAAAGACTATAGCAAAACCACTAAAGACTCGGGAGAGGAAACAACAGACTCTAGCAAAACCACTACAGACTCAGGACAGGAAATGACAGACCATAGTGAAACGATTATAGTCTTAGAAGAGGAAACAATAGACTATAGCAAAACCTCTACAGACTCAGAAGAGGAAACAATAGATTATAGCAAAACTGCTACAGACTCAGGAGAGGAAACATTAGACTATAGTGAAACCATTAGACAGAAGCAGATAGCGGACTACAGACCAG ATACATCGTTGGGGCCTCTATTTACACTCCTCCTACTAACACCACTTATGTGTATCTTCATGTGCTGTTTATGGCTAATGTGCTCCCGTGTGACTAAAACTATCGGTTCAAATGAAAGAAAGAATCATTCTTACAAGAAATTCAAACCTTCAGAGGCTCAATCAACTTCAAAG AGCAAACTTGAAAATTCGCTATGCTTGGTTGGTTTTGAACCTGGGATCGATCAACAAATATACGTACAAATGGCATCGGACCTGGTTGACACTAAATGCACTCTGCAAATAAAAAGAGTTTTGGTTCATTCCACAGAAATCCTTCACACTATACCACCATCCAAG GTCTTCCTTATGTTTGTGAATTACAACGAAAAGAATTTGATTATAGAAGAGACAGAGGGTCTGAGGAGGAAGACGTTGTCACTGCTACAAAGCTCTGGAG CTGAGGTGACTGTGGTTTACTATTGGGAATTGTCTTCGAAACGCCTTGATTGTGGACAGCTGTATGCGCAAAAATTGACCACGATTGATAAAATGAAAGAACTTCGAGATCTTCGTGAAAGGAACGCAATATTCAGTATCTATGACAAATTCAACCAGACTCAAAAAGACGTTTTCCGTTCAAAACTTCGTGATTTTGTATAG